The window GCCCCGGCGTCGCTACGAGGAGGCCTTCGGGCACAAGGTGGCGCTGGACTTCCGGCGGCGTCGGCCGGAGCAGATGGTCGCCCTGCTCGAAGCCGCCGGATTCGCCCTGCGCTCCCGGACCGTACGGGAGGCCGACGAGGAGCTCGGCGAGCCGGTCCCCCAGGCCTGTCTCGTGGCCCGTAAGCCGGTGACGCCCACCGGCTAGAGCGTCCCCGCGATGTCCCTCGCCGCGATGTATCCGAACGTCATCGCCGGGCCGATGGTCGACCCCGCGCCCGCGTAGCTGTGGCCCATGACCGCCGCGCTCGCGTTGCCCGCGGCGTAGAGGCCCGGGATGACCGAGCCGTCCTCCCGCAGAACGCGGGCCCGGGCGTCCGTCAGCAGGCCGCCCTTGGTGCCGAGGTCGCCGGGGACGATGCGGAAGGCGTGGTAAGGGGGCAGCCACAGGGGCGCCAGGCAGGAGTTCGGCAGGACGGACGGGTCCGTGTAGTAGTGGTCGTAGGCGCTGTCGCCGCGGTGGAAGTCGGGGTCCTCACCCCGCCGTGCCTGGGAGTTGAAGCGGTCGACGGTCGTGCGCAGGGCCGCCGCCGGGACGCCGATCGAGGCCGCGAGGGCGTCCAGGGACCAGGCCTTGTGCGCGGCGCCGGAGTCGTACCAGGCGGCGGGGAGGGGCAGGGTCGGCAGGACGTCCTTGAAGAGGTAGCGGTTGCGGTAGTTCTGGTCGGTGATCAGCCAGGACGGGATGGCCTCGGGTGCGTCGTACATGGTGTGGACGACGTCGCTGTAGGGCGCGGCCTCGTTGACGAAGCGCCGGCCGGACCCGTCGACCAGGAGACCGCCGGGGAGGGTGCGTTCGGCGAGGCAGAAGTACGGCTGGCCCGGGACCGGGATCGCCGGGCCCCACCAGGCGTCGTCCATCAGGTCGAGGGCCGCCCCGAGCCGCTCCCCCGCCAGGATGCCGTCGCCGGTGTTCTCCTTGGCGCCGACGGTCCAGTCCGTGCCGATGGGCTGGCGCTGGAAGCGTGCGCGCATGGCCGCGTTGTGCTCGAAGCCGCCGGAGCCGACGATCACGCCCCGGCGGGCGCGGACCAGGCCCGGGGCGCCGTCGCGGGTGACGACCGCTCCGGTGACCGTGCCGTTCTCGACGTGCAGGTCGGTCAGGGGCGTGTTCAGCCACACCGGCACCCCGGCCGACCGCAGTCCCGCACGCAGCCCCGCCGCCAGCGACTGGCCCATGGTCAGCGGCTTCTCGCCGCGCAGCGCCGCCGCCGTGCCCCGGGCCAGGCACTGGGCCGCCACGGCCGCGCCCTTGGCGTTCACCGCGGCCAGGGTGACCCACTTGTAGTCGGCGCTGAAGACGACCATCCCGGCGGGCACGCCCATGTACGGCGGGTTCAGCCGGGCCAGCTCGGGGCCCAGGATGCGGCCGTCGAGCTGGTCGGGCTCGATGGAGCGGCCGTTCGGCAGGCCGCCGGGCAGCTCCGGGTAGTAGTCGCTGTAGCCCTCCATCCAGCGGAAGCGCAGGGGGCTGTGGGCCATGACGTAGGAGATCGTGGCCGGGCCGTGGGCGAGGAAGGCGCGCTGCCGGTCGGCGGGGATGTCCGGGCCGACGACGGCGGCGAGGTACGCGGCGGCCTTCGCCGGGGTGTCCGGGACACCGGCCGCCAGGAGCACCGGGTTGTTCGGGATCCAGATCCCGGCGCCGGAACGGGCGGCCGAGCCGCCGAAGGTCGGGGCCTTCTCCAGGACGACGCAGCTCATCCCCTGCCCGGCGGCGGTCAGCGCGGCCGTCATCCCGGCCGCACCGGAGCCGATGACGACGACGTCGTACGTGCCGAGCGGGGGTAAGTCGGCGGCGTGGGCGCCCTGCCGCACCCCGGCGGCGACGGCGAACCCGGCACCCGCGGCACCGGCCAGCACTCGTCTTCGGGAAGGCGCCCGCGAAGGAGCCCCGGAAGGGGAACCAGTAGGTGGTGCGGAGTTCGGGTCAGTGGTCATGACGGCTCCAGCGCGACGGACGGGGGTGGGGAATGTCGCGCGGGCACCCCGCGAAGTCAAGAGACAGACACGGGAGTCAGGAGCCGGACCGACCTACTCGAGACCGATGGCCGCGCAGTCCGCCTCCAGCTTCGAGGTGCAGATGTCCTTCACCGTGTAGACCCCGTCCGTGATCACCGTCTCCTTGATGTTGTCCTTGGTGAGGGCGACCACCGGCACCAGCATCGCCGGGATGTTCTTCGCCGTCGGGCTG of the Streptomyces koelreuteriae genome contains:
- the kstD gene encoding 3-oxosteroid 1-dehydrogenase, whose protein sequence is MTTDPNSAPPTGSPSGAPSRAPSRRRVLAGAAGAGFAVAAGVRQGAHAADLPPLGTYDVVVIGSGAAGMTAALTAAGQGMSCVVLEKAPTFGGSAARSGAGIWIPNNPVLLAAGVPDTPAKAAAYLAAVVGPDIPADRQRAFLAHGPATISYVMAHSPLRFRWMEGYSDYYPELPGGLPNGRSIEPDQLDGRILGPELARLNPPYMGVPAGMVVFSADYKWVTLAAVNAKGAAVAAQCLARGTAAALRGEKPLTMGQSLAAGLRAGLRSAGVPVWLNTPLTDLHVENGTVTGAVVTRDGAPGLVRARRGVIVGSGGFEHNAAMRARFQRQPIGTDWTVGAKENTGDGILAGERLGAALDLMDDAWWGPAIPVPGQPYFCLAERTLPGGLLVDGSGRRFVNEAAPYSDVVHTMYDAPEAIPSWLITDQNYRNRYLFKDVLPTLPLPAAWYDSGAAHKAWSLDALAASIGVPAAALRTTVDRFNSQARRGEDPDFHRGDSAYDHYYTDPSVLPNSCLAPLWLPPYHAFRIVPGDLGTKGGLLTDARARVLREDGSVIPGLYAAGNASAAVMGHSYAGAGSTIGPAMTFGYIAARDIAGTL